From the Athene noctua chromosome 22, bAthNoc1.hap1.1, whole genome shotgun sequence genome, one window contains:
- the ANGPTL7 gene encoding angiopoietin-related protein 7, producing MPARSTAQLAWLCIVTVSVAIYPALLQKPPKRRTINGNAQSKMTGCCDEIKELKLQVANLSRMLQELSKKQEGDWVNVVMQVMELEGSTKQMESRLIDAESKYSEMNNQIDIMQLQAAQTVTQTSADAVYDCSSLYQKNYRISGVYKLPSDEFLGSPDLEVFCDMETDGGGWTIIQRRKVGLTSFNRDWKQYREGFGNIRGDFWLGNENIYRLSRRPTVLRVELEDWEGNIRYAQYKQFTLSNEINSYRLFLGNYTGNTGRDSLRYHNNTAFSTKDKDNDKCVDDCAQFRKGGYWYNCCTDSNLNGVYYRKGEHTKNMDGITWYGWHGSTYSLKRVEMKIRPEDFKP from the exons ATGCCAGCAAGATCCACTGCTCAGCTGGCATGGCTCTGCATTGTCACTGTGTCTGTGGCAATCTAtccagcactgctgcagaagcCTCCTAAAAGGAGAACAATCAATGGGAATGCACAGTCCAAGATGACAGGCTGCTGCGATGAGATTAAGGAGCTCAAGTTGCAGGTAGCCAACCTGAGCAGAATGCTGCAGGAGCTGAGCAAGAAGCAGGAAGGTGACTGGGTGAACGTGGTCATGCAGGTGATGGAGCTGGAAGGGAGCACCAAGCAGATGGAGTCCCGCCTCATTGATGCTGAGAGCAAATACTCCGAAATGAACAACCAGATAGATATCATGCAACTCCAGGCAGCTCAGACGGTCACACAAACTTCAGCTG ACGCTGTCTATGACTGCTCATCCCTTTACCAGAAGAACTACCGAATCTCTGGAGTTTACAAGCTACCGTCTGATGAATTTTTGGGGAGTCCAGATCTGGAG gTGTTCTGTGACATGGAAACAGATGGAGGTGGCTGGACTATCATCCAAAGACGTAAAGTTGGTTTGACATCTTTCAATAGGGACTGGAAACAATACAGGGAAGGATTTGGCAATATTCGGGGAGATTTTTGGCTGGGAAATGAAAATATCTACCGGCTTTCAAGACGCCCCACTGTTCTGCGAGTGGAATTGGAG GATTGGGAAGGCAACATACGCTATGCACAGTATAAGCAATTCACCCTGAGCAATGAAATAAATAGCTATCGTCTTTTTCTGGGAAACTACACTGGCAACACGGGGCGTGACTCCCTAAGGTACCACAACAACACAGCCTTCAGCACGAAGGACAAGGACAATGATAAGTGCGTGGATGACTGTGCCCAGTTCCGTAAAG GTGGATACTGGTACAACTGCTGCACAGATTCCAATCTGAACGGGGTTTACTACCGCAAAGGAGAACACACCAAGAACATGGATGGCATCACCTGGTATGGATGGCATGGATCAACCTATTCGTTGAAGAGAGTGGAGATGAAGATCCGGCCAGAGGATTTCAAACCTTAA